Proteins co-encoded in one Coxiella burnetii genomic window:
- a CDS encoding SDR family oxidoreductase, whose translation MPVGGYAQSKWVAEQLISLASKRGVPITIFRPGAVSSALDTPKHVSKDLLTQLLLVCQKLRLAPREKGLVDFVPADYASKAISLISQDVRAAGKVFHLTHPHPASIPELIAELNSLGAEIKDVPYEEWLKRVIEFSKKNKDENLLSLLPLMTEPIPHVGVSWLEMILNRSVFSCENTIKLLENKNIFPPSIAQLVMKYFF comes from the coding sequence ATCCCTGTCGGTGGTTATGCGCAAAGTAAATGGGTTGCTGAACAATTAATATCATTGGCTTCGAAAAGGGGAGTCCCGATCACTATTTTTCGACCGGGAGCCGTGTCTTCTGCATTAGATACGCCAAAACATGTTTCGAAAGATTTATTAACGCAATTGTTATTAGTTTGTCAAAAGCTCCGTCTGGCCCCTAGGGAAAAAGGCCTCGTTGATTTTGTCCCTGCTGATTATGCCAGTAAAGCAATTTCTTTAATTTCACAGGATGTTAGAGCCGCTGGCAAAGTTTTTCATTTAACACACCCACATCCTGCGTCGATACCTGAGTTAATTGCGGAGCTTAATTCGTTGGGTGCTGAAATAAAAGACGTGCCTTATGAGGAGTGGTTGAAAAGAGTTATAGAGTTTTCAAAAAAAAATAAAGATGAAAATTTACTTTCTTTATTACCTCTCATGACAGAACCTATCCCTCATGTTGGTGTTTCCTGGTTGGAAATGATTTTGAACCGTTCAGTATTTTCATGTGAAAATACTATTAAATTACTTGAAAATAAAAATATTTTCCCGCCCTCGATCGCTCAGCTTGTTATGAAATACTTTTTTTAA